From a single Phacochoerus africanus isolate WHEZ1 chromosome 11, ROS_Pafr_v1, whole genome shotgun sequence genomic region:
- the TEX47 gene encoding testis-expressed protein 47 — protein sequence MSISVHTRKTNKKNSPLESLLMPQVPRSNYLHLQEEKQRLQLKKFLLHRIFLVAKITANMEKKDIAEYYEQVFQSILKRHLGEAVTGLLLIYPTSILHILESSNDTLYQILSDYLNHEKDEVEFFIQGMKIIVTSHNIPTRLFMQWYVSVIKAPVMYLDDVTQSQSLQEVITEFLIQTHKLALHLFKTVKVGTKGPGDNLHQIAPDLLLPEQIIKYLCNSEEFMDPETFINLYNKPIHVTLDSEVVWPAPSRF from the coding sequence ATGTCCATTTCTGTCCATACCCGAAAGACCAACAAAAAGAATTCTCCATTGGAATCTCTTCTAATGCCACAAGTTCCACGCAGTAATTATTTGCATTtacaggaagaaaagcaaagactaCAACTAAAGAAATTCCTTCTTCATAGGATATTCCTCGTGGCCAAGATAACAgcaaacatggaaaaaaaagatattgctgaatACTATGAACAAGTGTTTCAGTCGATTTTGAAACGTCACCTAGGAGAAGCAGTGACAGGATTATTGCTCATATATCCTACTTCCATCCTGCATATCCTTGAGTCCTCCAATGATACTCTTTATCAAATTCTTTCAGACTATCTTAACCATGAAAAGGATGAAGTTGAATTTTTTATCCAAGGAATGAAAATTATAGTCACATCCCACAATATCCCAACAAGGCTCTTTATGCAATGGTATGTTTCAGTAATAAAAGCGCCAGTCATGTATCTCGATGATGTGACACAGTCACAGTCCTTACAAGAGGTCATCACAGAATTTCTCATCCAAACTCATAAACTAGCACTCCACCTTTTTAAGACTGTTAAAGTGGGCACTAAAGGACCAGGTGATAATTTGCACCAAATTGCACCTGACTTACTCCTTCCAGAACAAATAATAAAGTACTTATGCAATTCTGAAGAATTTATGGacccagaaactttcataaaCTTATATAATAAACCCATACATGTCACCTTGGATTCTGAGGTGGTGTGGCCCGCTCCTTCCCGTTTCTAG